Within Meles meles chromosome 19, mMelMel3.1 paternal haplotype, whole genome shotgun sequence, the genomic segment CCAGCGCAGGGAGGGGGCCGGCTGGGCTCGGGAGGAGCAGCTACAGCGCAGCCCCTCGCCCTCCCAGGAGCAGGAGAGGCTGAGCAGCCGAGGGGGGTctgtgggagaaaggggaagggtcAGCGGTGCCGCTgctccccaggccccaggcagcCTGCCCCCAGGGGTCCCCACACTCACAGACCACAGAGAGATTCAGGGAGACCTGCAGGGAGCCCAGCGGGTTCTGGGCTTGGCAGATGAGGTCTCCTTCATGCTCCATTTGTATCTGAGGGAGctccaggatcccagggtctgcGGGCTGGGAGGGGCTCAGAGTCTGTCCCCCCAGGACCCAGCTCAGCTGGGCTGGGGGGTTGCCATCAGCAACACAGTGCAGCTGTGGAGTCTGGCCCTCCTGGGTGAGAATGGTCAAGCCGTTTTCCAGAATCTTCAGGGCTTTTGGAGGCTGGCCCTCCTGGGTGAGAATGGTCAAGCCGTTTTCCAGAATCTTCAGGGCTTTGggagagagatgcagagagagagaaagagcgagagagcgagagcaccCGCTCCAGTTGTGGGAGGCTGGcagtctccttcctccctccttcgcAGGAGCTGGTTGgcatttccctctccttccttgaCCCAATGACTCAGTTCCGACAGGGCTGAAAGGCTGGCTTTACGCCCCAAAGAGTTTGACCTCATGTGTCTGCACCTCGTATCTTTAGCGGAGGCTCAGTGTCCCACTGGGACACGCTGGACAGCTTGGTGGCTTCACTCAGTGAATGCAGCAGGAAATAGGATGGAGGCTGGGGTGGCGGGGtaggcaggaagccagaggcgTGCCTTTGTGAGGTGAAACAGGCTTCGAGCAGTTAgtgtgcgcgtgcatgtgtgAGCATGGGTGCGTGGGAATGCAGGTGCGTGCAccgtgggaggtggggggctgctgatttttatttttgcttttccccttctgatcCCATTCAAGCTATGATGCCCTCCCCTTTGCTGGGAGCTGACCCCCTactcccaccccagggccaggtCCCAGTCCCCAAGAAGACAGGTTCTTTCCTACCTGTGACATTGCTGGAGAAGATGCTGACGGTGAGATTCTGGGGAGCATCTGGAAAGATGGAAAGATAAGGCCCTGCCTCAGACCTGAAGATTGACCCAGCACCCAAGGTGGGGTAGGGGACCACAGGGAAAGTGGGGAATGCTGTCCTTGTCCACTCCCCACCTACACTCCCAAAgtgcatgtgcatacacacacacgcgcgcgcacacacacatggacacacacacggacacacacacacacacggacacagtCCCCACTGCCCTGGGGGACCCAGCCATCCCTCCAGCACTCACAGGAGACATTGAGCCTGATGGTTCTTGCCACGGTTCCTGCCACAGGCAGGAGCACCTGACAGGTGAGGTTGCTGCCATGGTCCTGCACCCTCGGGGTGAGGGTCAGTACCGAGGAGCGGAGGGTCCGGCGGTCCAGCGAGTCAAGAGCACCCCCCACCCAGAAGAAGCTGAGAGGTCTTCGTTCTTCGCAGGATCCCCGCAGACTACAGGTCAGGTTCGTGGGATAGCCAGCCTTCAGGGGCTCCGGAAAGTGGATGTCGGGTTCCTGTGTCAGGGCTGAGGAGGACAGAGGCAGGTGCCTGGGCCCCAGGGAGCTGGGGACCCGGAGTGTGACCCTGACAGGGACCAGGGCCTCAGGGCACAAGCTGACCCCGGGCCCCCATGTCTCTTCCCACCATCCCAGCCCCAAGACCCGGAGCAGGGAATGTTCCAGTGTCCTGCTCCTGTTCTCAGAGGGGGGTCTCCACACCCCACAGCTCTCCTGGGGCCCCTGCCATACCTGCCACCTGCAGGTTCAGCTGCGCATCTCTGTAAATATATCTCCCATGGTCTGTCTCTATTTGGAACTTGTAGAGTCCCTGGTCGCTCCTCCTGGCCTCTCTGATTCTCAGGGAGCAGTTGTTTTCCGAGGGCTTCCCGACGAGGTCGAACCGGCCCCAGGTTTCTGTCTTCACCGTTTTTGTTGGATCATTTGTAGCCACAGGCTGAGAGTCATAGGAGCTGTCCCTACTCCAGAACCAGGACATGTAGGGCCTCTCACGGGTAGACCACAAGCTCCAGGGATAGGAGAAGGAGCAgggcacgtgcacacacagaccCTCCTGCACGGTCACGCTGTCCGGCACTTGGAGTTTGTACCCCCATTCCTCCTGCAGGGACCCTGCGGGGACACGGAGGCTCAGCTGTGGCTCCAGCGCACCCCCACCTGTGCCCGCCAGCACCCCCCTTTGGCCCACTTACCCCCCcacagcaggggcagcagcagcaggggcacCATGTCTGCACCAGCCGGCGTTCAGGTCCCTCTGTCGGGGAAGGAAATGGCCCGAATCGGGGGGTGAGGCCAAGGAAACCCCAACAGGAAGCTGTGTGTCAGAGCTGTGGTCACTGCAGAAAGGGAACTTGGCCAGGACCGGGCACTGAGGGGGAAGGGGGCTGAGAAATTACCATGTCTCACCTCTGCATCTGACACAGCAGGTGAGAACACcaagaccccccacccccgaaggCTGGGATGCTCGTCCAGATGTGAATCCGGACTTGAACACCTTCCAAATGATGTTTAAATCGAGAGTGAGGTCAGCGAAGGGCCAGAGCAGctagaaaagagaaacagggagGGTGCGGCCAgcctcagccccttcccccagccctttCTCTTCCCAGTTCGCCATCAGCCTCTGCGTCCAGTCCCGGGGCTGCTTCGGGGAATGCCCTGCAGGGCCCTTGGGTCTTAGTTCCTCATCATATCGTACAGTCCCTTGGACACAGATCACACCTGGAGCCCGCTGAGCCCCAGCTCCAGGATTTCAACAGTCATCCAGA encodes:
- the LOC123931293 gene encoding sialic acid-binding Ig-like lectin 5 isoform X2; its protein translation is MVPLLLLPLLWGGSLQEEWGYKLQVPDSVTVQEGLCVHVPCSFSYPWSLWSTRERPYMSWFWSRDSSYDSQPVATNDPTKTVKTETWGRFDLVGKPSENNCSLRIREARRSDQGLYKFQIETDHGRYIYRDAQLNLQVAALTQEPDIHFPEPLKAGYPTNLTCSLRGSCEERRPLSFFWVGGALDSLDRRTLRSSVLTLTPRVQDHGSNLTCQVLLPVAGTVARTIRLNVSYAPQNLTVSIFSSNVTALKILENGLTILTQEGQTPQLHCVADGNPPAQLSWVLGGQTLSPSQPADPGILELPQIQMEHEGDLICQAQNPLGSLQVSLNLSVVYPPRLLSLSCSWEGEGLRCSCSSRAQPAPSLRWRLGEELLEGNHSNASWTVTSSSAGPWANSSLNLSGPLGSGPTLSCEARNDHGKQSAAVLLLPGKPALLAGVVPAALGGAGAMALLSLSLCLLFFCAVKARRKQASGSREGLDDEDPVMGTVAWGSRQKSCPDSPPAQAISTGDAPPSGEQQELHYASFSFHGMKLREPKDEESAGTSDYGMKLREPKDEESAGTSDYSEIKTKEDGLELGAGPRNRSSWGRGEVRH
- the LOC123931293 gene encoding sialic acid-binding Ig-like lectin 5 isoform X1, giving the protein MVPLLLLPLLWGGSLQEEWGYKLQVPDSVTVQEGLCVHVPCSFSYPWSLWSTRERPYMSWFWSRDSSYDSQPVATNDPTKTVKTETWGRFDLVGKPSENNCSLRIREARRSDQGLYKFQIETDHGRYIYRDAQLNLQVAALTQEPDIHFPEPLKAGYPTNLTCSLRGSCEERRPLSFFWVGGALDSLDRRTLRSSVLTLTPRVQDHGSNLTCQVLLPVAGTVARTIRLNVSYAPQNLTVSIFSSNVTALKILENGLTILTQEGQPPKALKILENGLTILTQEGQTPQLHCVADGNPPAQLSWVLGGQTLSPSQPADPGILELPQIQMEHEGDLICQAQNPLGSLQVSLNLSVVYPPRLLSLSCSWEGEGLRCSCSSRAQPAPSLRWRLGEELLEGNHSNASWTVTSSSAGPWANSSLNLSGPLGSGPTLSCEARNDHGKQSAAVLLLPGKPALLAGVVPAALGGAGAMALLSLSLCLLFFCAVKARRKQASGSREGLDDEDPVMGTVAWGSRQKSCPDSPPAQAISTGDAPPSGEQQELHYASFSFHGMKLREPKDEESAGTSDYGMKLREPKDEESAGTSDYSEIKTKEDGLELGAGPRNRSSWGRGEVRH